In the genome of Thermodesulfobacteriota bacterium, one region contains:
- a CDS encoding antibiotic biosynthesis monooxygenase translates to MFVTMNRIFVSPEYASKFEERFRNRVHAVDDMRGFIRNLVLRPQEPEQPYVVMTFWQSEDDFRNWVNSDAFKQGHAKSGTLSKEAFSKPSHLETFETFLDTKASGE, encoded by the coding sequence GAATTTTCGTGAGCCCGGAATATGCTTCTAAATTTGAGGAACGTTTTCGAAATCGGGTTCATGCAGTAGACGACATGCGGGGTTTCATACGTAATCTGGTATTACGACCTCAAGAACCTGAACAACCCTATGTAGTCATGACGTTCTGGCAATCGGAGGATGATTTTAGAAATTGGGTTAATTCGGATGCTTTCAAACAGGGTCATGCTAAGAGTGGTACGCTCTCTAAAGAGGCATTTAGCAAGCCGAGCCACTTGGAAACATTTGAGACGTTTCTTGATACCAAA